In a single window of the Balaenoptera acutorostrata chromosome 3, mBalAcu1.1, whole genome shotgun sequence genome:
- the UNC45A gene encoding protein unc-45 homolog A isoform X2, translated as MTVSGPGTPEPRLSDPGASSVEQLRKDGNELFKCGDYEGALTAYTQALGLGATPQDQAILHRNRAACHLKLEDYDKAETEASKAIEKDGGDVKALYRRSQALEKLGRLDQAVLDLQRCVSLEPKNKVFQEALRNIAGQIQEKVRYMSSTDAKVEQMFQILLDPQEKGTEKKQKASQNLVVLAREDAGAEKIFRSNGVQLLQRLLDTGEPDLMLAALRTLVGICSEHQSRTVATLSVLGTRRVVSILGVENQAVSLAACHLLQVMFDALKEGVKKGFRGKEGAIIVDPARELKVLISNLLELLTEVGVSGQGRDSALTLLIKVVPRKSPKDPNNSLTLWVIDQGLKKILEVGGSVQDPPGELTVTANSRMSASILLSKLFDDLKCDAERENFHRLCENYIKSWFEGQGLAGKLRALQTVSCLLQGPCDAGNRALELNGVMESVIALCASEQEEEQLVAVEALIHAAGKAKRASFITANGVSLLKDLYRRGEKDSIRIRALVGLCKLGSAGGTDFSMKQFAEGSTLKLAKQCRKWLCNDQIDAGTRRWAVEGLAYLTFDADVKEEFVEDEAALKALFQLSKSEERSVLFAVASALVNCTNSYDYEEPDPKMVELAKYAKQHVPEQHPKDKPSFVRARVKKLLAAGVVSAMTCMVKTESPVLTSSCRELLSRVFLALVEESEDRGTVVAQGGGKALLPLALEGTDVGQMKAAQALARLTITSNPEMTFPGERIYEVVRPLVSLLHLNCSGLQNFEALMALTNLAGISERLRQKILKERAVPMIEGYMFEEHEMIRRAATECICNLAMSKEVQDLFEATGSDRLKLLVLYSGEDDELLRRAAAGGLAVLTSTRPSLCSRIPQTTHWLEILQALLLSPNQELQHRGAVVVLNMVEASSEIASTLMESEMLEILSVLAKGKESPVTRAAAACLRKAVEYGLIRPSQDGK; from the exons ATGACCGTGAGTGGTCCAGGGACCCCCGAGCCCCGGCTCTCCGACCCCGGA GCCAGCTCAGTGGAACAGTTGCGGAAGGATGGCAACGAGCTGTTCAAATGCGGGGACTACGAAGGCGCCTTGACGGCCTACACCCAAGCCCTGGGTCTGGGCGCAACGCCCCAGGACCAGGCCATTCTGCACCGGAACCGGGCCGCCTGCCACCTCAAGCTG GAAGATTACGACAAAGCAGAAACCGAGGCATCCAAAG CCATTGAAAAGGACGGTGGGGATGTCAAAGCACTTTACCGGCGGAGCCAAGCCCTAGAGAAGCTAGGCCGCCTCGACCAGGCCGTCCTTGACCTGCAGAGATGTGTGAGCCTGGAGCCCAAGAACAAAGTTTTCCAGGAGGCCCTGCGGAACATCGCGGGCCAGATTCAGGAGAAG GTGAGATACATGTCTTCGACGGATGCCAAAGTGGAGCAGATGTTTCAGATATTATTGGACCCACAAGAAAAAGGCACTGAGAAAAAGCAAAAG GCGTCTCAGAACCTGGTGGTGCTGGCCCGGGAGGATGCTGGAGCTGAGAAGATCTTCCGGAGCAACGGGGTTCAGCTTTTGCAGCGCCTGCTGGACACGGGAGAGCCAGACCTGATGCTGGCGGCCCTGCGCACACTAGTCGGCATTTGCTCTGAACACCAATcacgg ACAGTGGCAACCCTGAGCGTGCTGGGAACTCGGAGGGTGGTCTCCATCCTGGGCGTGGAAAACCAGGCCGTGTCCCTGGCTGCCTGCCACCTGTTGCAGGTTATGTTTGATGCCCTCAAGGAAGGCGTCAAGAAGGGCTTCCGTGGCAAAGAAGGCGCCATCATCGTGG ATCCCGCCCGGGAGCTGAAGGTCCTCATCAGTAACCTCTTGGAGCTACTGACTGAGGTGGGCGTCTCGGGCCAAGGCCGAGACAGTGCCCTGACCCTCCTGATTAAAGTGGTGCCCCGGAAGTCTCCTAAGGACCCCAACAACAGCCTCACCCTCTGGGTTATCGACCAAG GTCTGAAAAAGATTCTGGAGGTGGGGGGCTCTGTGCAGGACCCTCCCGGGGAGCTCACGGTGACAGCAAACAGCCGCATGAGCGCCTCCATTCTCCTCAGCAAGCTCTTCGATGACCTGAAGTGTGATGCTGAGAGGGAGAATTTCCACCGACTCTGTGAAAACTACATCAA GAGCTGGTTTGAGGGCCAAGGGCTGGCTGGGAAGCTGCGGGCCCTCCAGACGGTGTCCTGCCTCCTGCAGGGCCCATGTGACGCCGGCAACCGGGCCCTAGAGCTGAATGGCGTCATGGAGAGTGTGATCGCTCTGTGTGCctcagagcaggaggaggagcagcTGGTGGCCGTGGAGGCCCTGATCCACGCGGCCGGCAAGGCCAAGCGGGCCTCGTTTATCACGGCCAACGGTGTCTCATTGCTGAAGGACCTGTACAGGCGTGGCGAGAAGGACAGCATCCGCATCCGGGCGCTGGTG GGACTCTGTAAGCTCGGCTCGGCCGGAGGGACCGACTTTAGCATGAAGCAGTTTGCTGAAGGCTCCACGCTCAAACTGGCCAAGCAGTGTCGAAA GTGGCTGTGCAATGACCAGATCGATGCGGGCACTCGGCGCTGGGCGGTGGAGGGTCTGGCCTACCTTACCTTCGATGCCGACGTGAAGGAGGAGTTTGTGGAGGATGAGGCTGCGCTGAAGGCTCTGTTCCAGCTCAGCAAG TCCGAGGAGAGGTCGGTGCTCTTTGCGGTGGCCTCGGCGCTGGTGAACTGCACCAATAGCTACGACTACGAGGAGCCGGACCCCAAGATGGTGGAGCTGGCCAAGTATGCCAAGCAGCACGTGCCCGAGCAGCACCCCAAG GACAAACCGAGTTTCGTGCGTGCTCGGGTTAAGAAGCTGCTGGCGGCTGGTGTGGTGTCAGCCATGACGTGCATGGTGAAGACCGAGAGCCCTGTGCTGACGAGTTCCTGCAGGGAGCTGCTCTCCAG GGTCTTCCTGGCTTTGGTGGAGGAGTCCGAGGACCGCGGCACCGTAGTTGCTCAGGGAGGGGGCAAG GCTCTGCTCCCGCTGGCCCTGGAAGGCACTGACGTGGGGCAGATGAAGGCAGCCCAGGCTCTTGCCAGGCTCACCATCACCTCCAACCCAGAGATGACCTTTCCTGGCGAGCGG ATCTACGAGGTGGTCCGGCCCCTGGTCTCCCTCCTGCACCTCAACTGCTCCGGCCTGCAGAACTTTGAGGCGCTCATGGCTCTAACGAACCTGGCGGGGATCAGCGAGAGGCTCCG GCAGAAGATCCTGAAGGAGAGGGCTGTGCCCATGATTGAGGGCTACATGTTTGAGGAGCATGAGATGATCCGCCGGGCAGCCACCGAGTGCATATGTAACTTGGCCATGAGCAAGGAG GTGCAGGATCTCTTTGAAGCCACGGGCAGTGACCGGCTGAAGCTGCTGGTGCTGTACAGTGGAGAGGACGACGAGCTGCTACGGCGGGCGGCTGCCGGGGGCCTGGCCGTGCTCACCTCCACGCGGCCCTCGCTCTGCAGCCGCATCCCCCAG ACCACACACTGGCTGGAGATCCTGCAGGCCCTGCTTCTGAGCCCCAACCAGGAGCTACAGCACCGGGGCGCTGTGGTGGTGTTGAACATGGTGGAGGCCTCGAGCGAGATTGCCAGCACCTTGATGGAGAGCGAGATGCTGGAGATCCTGTCAGTGCTGGCTAAGGGCAAGGAGAGCCCCGTCACGAGGGCTGCCGCCGCTTGTCTGAGGAAAGCAGTGGAATATGGGCTTATCAGACCCAGCCAGGATGGAAAGTGA
- the UNC45A gene encoding protein unc-45 homolog A isoform X1, whose amino-acid sequence MTVSGPGTPEPRLSDPGASSVEQLRKDGNELFKCGDYEGALTAYTQALGLGATPQDQAILHRNRAACHLKLEDYDKAETEASKAIEKDGGDVKALYRRSQALEKLGRLDQAVLDLQRCVSLEPKNKVFQEALRNIAGQIQEKVRYMSSTDAKVEQMFQILLDPQEKGTEKKQKASQNLVVLAREDAGAEKIFRSNGVQLLQRLLDTGEPDLMLAALRTLVGICSEHQSRTVATLSVLGTRRVVSILGVENQAVSLAACHLLQVMFDALKEGVKKGFRGKEGAIIVDPARELKVLISNLLELLTEVGVSGQGRDSALTLLIKVVPRKSPKDPNNSLTLWVIDQGLKKILEVGGSVQDPPGELTVTANSRMSASILLSKLFDDLKCDAERENFHRLCENYIKSWFEGQGLAGKLRALQTVSCLLQGPCDAGNRALELNGVMESVIALCASEQEEEQLVAVEALIHAAGKAKRASFITANGVSLLKDLYRRGEKDSIRIRALVGLCKLGSAGGTDFSMKQFAEGSTLKLAKQCRKWLCNDQIDAGTRRWAVEGLAYLTFDADVKEEFVEDEAALKALFQLSKSEERSVLFAVASALVNCTNSYDYEEPDPKMVELAKYAKQHVPEQHPKDKPSFVRARVKKLLAAGVVSAMTCMVKTESPVLTSSCRELLSRVFLALVEESEDRGTVVAQGGGKALLPLALEGTDVGQMKAAQALARLTITSNPEMTFPGERIYEVVRPLVSLLHLNCSGLQNFEALMALTNLAGISERLRQKILKERAVPMIEGYMFEEHEMIRRAATECICNLAMSKEVQDLFEATGSDRLKLLVLYSGEDDELLRRAAAGGLAVLTSTRPSLCSRIPQVTTHWLEILQALLLSPNQELQHRGAVVVLNMVEASSEIASTLMESEMLEILSVLAKGKESPVTRAAAACLRKAVEYGLIRPSQDGK is encoded by the exons ATGACCGTGAGTGGTCCAGGGACCCCCGAGCCCCGGCTCTCCGACCCCGGA GCCAGCTCAGTGGAACAGTTGCGGAAGGATGGCAACGAGCTGTTCAAATGCGGGGACTACGAAGGCGCCTTGACGGCCTACACCCAAGCCCTGGGTCTGGGCGCAACGCCCCAGGACCAGGCCATTCTGCACCGGAACCGGGCCGCCTGCCACCTCAAGCTG GAAGATTACGACAAAGCAGAAACCGAGGCATCCAAAG CCATTGAAAAGGACGGTGGGGATGTCAAAGCACTTTACCGGCGGAGCCAAGCCCTAGAGAAGCTAGGCCGCCTCGACCAGGCCGTCCTTGACCTGCAGAGATGTGTGAGCCTGGAGCCCAAGAACAAAGTTTTCCAGGAGGCCCTGCGGAACATCGCGGGCCAGATTCAGGAGAAG GTGAGATACATGTCTTCGACGGATGCCAAAGTGGAGCAGATGTTTCAGATATTATTGGACCCACAAGAAAAAGGCACTGAGAAAAAGCAAAAG GCGTCTCAGAACCTGGTGGTGCTGGCCCGGGAGGATGCTGGAGCTGAGAAGATCTTCCGGAGCAACGGGGTTCAGCTTTTGCAGCGCCTGCTGGACACGGGAGAGCCAGACCTGATGCTGGCGGCCCTGCGCACACTAGTCGGCATTTGCTCTGAACACCAATcacgg ACAGTGGCAACCCTGAGCGTGCTGGGAACTCGGAGGGTGGTCTCCATCCTGGGCGTGGAAAACCAGGCCGTGTCCCTGGCTGCCTGCCACCTGTTGCAGGTTATGTTTGATGCCCTCAAGGAAGGCGTCAAGAAGGGCTTCCGTGGCAAAGAAGGCGCCATCATCGTGG ATCCCGCCCGGGAGCTGAAGGTCCTCATCAGTAACCTCTTGGAGCTACTGACTGAGGTGGGCGTCTCGGGCCAAGGCCGAGACAGTGCCCTGACCCTCCTGATTAAAGTGGTGCCCCGGAAGTCTCCTAAGGACCCCAACAACAGCCTCACCCTCTGGGTTATCGACCAAG GTCTGAAAAAGATTCTGGAGGTGGGGGGCTCTGTGCAGGACCCTCCCGGGGAGCTCACGGTGACAGCAAACAGCCGCATGAGCGCCTCCATTCTCCTCAGCAAGCTCTTCGATGACCTGAAGTGTGATGCTGAGAGGGAGAATTTCCACCGACTCTGTGAAAACTACATCAA GAGCTGGTTTGAGGGCCAAGGGCTGGCTGGGAAGCTGCGGGCCCTCCAGACGGTGTCCTGCCTCCTGCAGGGCCCATGTGACGCCGGCAACCGGGCCCTAGAGCTGAATGGCGTCATGGAGAGTGTGATCGCTCTGTGTGCctcagagcaggaggaggagcagcTGGTGGCCGTGGAGGCCCTGATCCACGCGGCCGGCAAGGCCAAGCGGGCCTCGTTTATCACGGCCAACGGTGTCTCATTGCTGAAGGACCTGTACAGGCGTGGCGAGAAGGACAGCATCCGCATCCGGGCGCTGGTG GGACTCTGTAAGCTCGGCTCGGCCGGAGGGACCGACTTTAGCATGAAGCAGTTTGCTGAAGGCTCCACGCTCAAACTGGCCAAGCAGTGTCGAAA GTGGCTGTGCAATGACCAGATCGATGCGGGCACTCGGCGCTGGGCGGTGGAGGGTCTGGCCTACCTTACCTTCGATGCCGACGTGAAGGAGGAGTTTGTGGAGGATGAGGCTGCGCTGAAGGCTCTGTTCCAGCTCAGCAAG TCCGAGGAGAGGTCGGTGCTCTTTGCGGTGGCCTCGGCGCTGGTGAACTGCACCAATAGCTACGACTACGAGGAGCCGGACCCCAAGATGGTGGAGCTGGCCAAGTATGCCAAGCAGCACGTGCCCGAGCAGCACCCCAAG GACAAACCGAGTTTCGTGCGTGCTCGGGTTAAGAAGCTGCTGGCGGCTGGTGTGGTGTCAGCCATGACGTGCATGGTGAAGACCGAGAGCCCTGTGCTGACGAGTTCCTGCAGGGAGCTGCTCTCCAG GGTCTTCCTGGCTTTGGTGGAGGAGTCCGAGGACCGCGGCACCGTAGTTGCTCAGGGAGGGGGCAAG GCTCTGCTCCCGCTGGCCCTGGAAGGCACTGACGTGGGGCAGATGAAGGCAGCCCAGGCTCTTGCCAGGCTCACCATCACCTCCAACCCAGAGATGACCTTTCCTGGCGAGCGG ATCTACGAGGTGGTCCGGCCCCTGGTCTCCCTCCTGCACCTCAACTGCTCCGGCCTGCAGAACTTTGAGGCGCTCATGGCTCTAACGAACCTGGCGGGGATCAGCGAGAGGCTCCG GCAGAAGATCCTGAAGGAGAGGGCTGTGCCCATGATTGAGGGCTACATGTTTGAGGAGCATGAGATGATCCGCCGGGCAGCCACCGAGTGCATATGTAACTTGGCCATGAGCAAGGAG GTGCAGGATCTCTTTGAAGCCACGGGCAGTGACCGGCTGAAGCTGCTGGTGCTGTACAGTGGAGAGGACGACGAGCTGCTACGGCGGGCGGCTGCCGGGGGCCTGGCCGTGCTCACCTCCACGCGGCCCTCGCTCTGCAGCCGCATCCCCCAGGTG ACCACACACTGGCTGGAGATCCTGCAGGCCCTGCTTCTGAGCCCCAACCAGGAGCTACAGCACCGGGGCGCTGTGGTGGTGTTGAACATGGTGGAGGCCTCGAGCGAGATTGCCAGCACCTTGATGGAGAGCGAGATGCTGGAGATCCTGTCAGTGCTGGCTAAGGGCAAGGAGAGCCCCGTCACGAGGGCTGCCGCCGCTTGTCTGAGGAAAGCAGTGGAATATGGGCTTATCAGACCCAGCCAGGATGGAAAGTGA
- the UNC45A gene encoding protein unc-45 homolog A isoform X3, with translation MTASSVEQLRKDGNELFKCGDYEGALTAYTQALGLGATPQDQAILHRNRAACHLKLEDYDKAETEASKAIEKDGGDVKALYRRSQALEKLGRLDQAVLDLQRCVSLEPKNKVFQEALRNIAGQIQEKVRYMSSTDAKVEQMFQILLDPQEKGTEKKQKASQNLVVLAREDAGAEKIFRSNGVQLLQRLLDTGEPDLMLAALRTLVGICSEHQSRTVATLSVLGTRRVVSILGVENQAVSLAACHLLQVMFDALKEGVKKGFRGKEGAIIVDPARELKVLISNLLELLTEVGVSGQGRDSALTLLIKVVPRKSPKDPNNSLTLWVIDQGLKKILEVGGSVQDPPGELTVTANSRMSASILLSKLFDDLKCDAERENFHRLCENYIKSWFEGQGLAGKLRALQTVSCLLQGPCDAGNRALELNGVMESVIALCASEQEEEQLVAVEALIHAAGKAKRASFITANGVSLLKDLYRRGEKDSIRIRALVGLCKLGSAGGTDFSMKQFAEGSTLKLAKQCRKWLCNDQIDAGTRRWAVEGLAYLTFDADVKEEFVEDEAALKALFQLSKSEERSVLFAVASALVNCTNSYDYEEPDPKMVELAKYAKQHVPEQHPKDKPSFVRARVKKLLAAGVVSAMTCMVKTESPVLTSSCRELLSRVFLALVEESEDRGTVVAQGGGKALLPLALEGTDVGQMKAAQALARLTITSNPEMTFPGERIYEVVRPLVSLLHLNCSGLQNFEALMALTNLAGISERLRQKILKERAVPMIEGYMFEEHEMIRRAATECICNLAMSKEVQDLFEATGSDRLKLLVLYSGEDDELLRRAAAGGLAVLTSTRPSLCSRIPQVTTHWLEILQALLLSPNQELQHRGAVVVLNMVEASSEIASTLMESEMLEILSVLAKGKESPVTRAAAACLRKAVEYGLIRPSQDGK, from the exons ATGACC GCCAGCTCAGTGGAACAGTTGCGGAAGGATGGCAACGAGCTGTTCAAATGCGGGGACTACGAAGGCGCCTTGACGGCCTACACCCAAGCCCTGGGTCTGGGCGCAACGCCCCAGGACCAGGCCATTCTGCACCGGAACCGGGCCGCCTGCCACCTCAAGCTG GAAGATTACGACAAAGCAGAAACCGAGGCATCCAAAG CCATTGAAAAGGACGGTGGGGATGTCAAAGCACTTTACCGGCGGAGCCAAGCCCTAGAGAAGCTAGGCCGCCTCGACCAGGCCGTCCTTGACCTGCAGAGATGTGTGAGCCTGGAGCCCAAGAACAAAGTTTTCCAGGAGGCCCTGCGGAACATCGCGGGCCAGATTCAGGAGAAG GTGAGATACATGTCTTCGACGGATGCCAAAGTGGAGCAGATGTTTCAGATATTATTGGACCCACAAGAAAAAGGCACTGAGAAAAAGCAAAAG GCGTCTCAGAACCTGGTGGTGCTGGCCCGGGAGGATGCTGGAGCTGAGAAGATCTTCCGGAGCAACGGGGTTCAGCTTTTGCAGCGCCTGCTGGACACGGGAGAGCCAGACCTGATGCTGGCGGCCCTGCGCACACTAGTCGGCATTTGCTCTGAACACCAATcacgg ACAGTGGCAACCCTGAGCGTGCTGGGAACTCGGAGGGTGGTCTCCATCCTGGGCGTGGAAAACCAGGCCGTGTCCCTGGCTGCCTGCCACCTGTTGCAGGTTATGTTTGATGCCCTCAAGGAAGGCGTCAAGAAGGGCTTCCGTGGCAAAGAAGGCGCCATCATCGTGG ATCCCGCCCGGGAGCTGAAGGTCCTCATCAGTAACCTCTTGGAGCTACTGACTGAGGTGGGCGTCTCGGGCCAAGGCCGAGACAGTGCCCTGACCCTCCTGATTAAAGTGGTGCCCCGGAAGTCTCCTAAGGACCCCAACAACAGCCTCACCCTCTGGGTTATCGACCAAG GTCTGAAAAAGATTCTGGAGGTGGGGGGCTCTGTGCAGGACCCTCCCGGGGAGCTCACGGTGACAGCAAACAGCCGCATGAGCGCCTCCATTCTCCTCAGCAAGCTCTTCGATGACCTGAAGTGTGATGCTGAGAGGGAGAATTTCCACCGACTCTGTGAAAACTACATCAA GAGCTGGTTTGAGGGCCAAGGGCTGGCTGGGAAGCTGCGGGCCCTCCAGACGGTGTCCTGCCTCCTGCAGGGCCCATGTGACGCCGGCAACCGGGCCCTAGAGCTGAATGGCGTCATGGAGAGTGTGATCGCTCTGTGTGCctcagagcaggaggaggagcagcTGGTGGCCGTGGAGGCCCTGATCCACGCGGCCGGCAAGGCCAAGCGGGCCTCGTTTATCACGGCCAACGGTGTCTCATTGCTGAAGGACCTGTACAGGCGTGGCGAGAAGGACAGCATCCGCATCCGGGCGCTGGTG GGACTCTGTAAGCTCGGCTCGGCCGGAGGGACCGACTTTAGCATGAAGCAGTTTGCTGAAGGCTCCACGCTCAAACTGGCCAAGCAGTGTCGAAA GTGGCTGTGCAATGACCAGATCGATGCGGGCACTCGGCGCTGGGCGGTGGAGGGTCTGGCCTACCTTACCTTCGATGCCGACGTGAAGGAGGAGTTTGTGGAGGATGAGGCTGCGCTGAAGGCTCTGTTCCAGCTCAGCAAG TCCGAGGAGAGGTCGGTGCTCTTTGCGGTGGCCTCGGCGCTGGTGAACTGCACCAATAGCTACGACTACGAGGAGCCGGACCCCAAGATGGTGGAGCTGGCCAAGTATGCCAAGCAGCACGTGCCCGAGCAGCACCCCAAG GACAAACCGAGTTTCGTGCGTGCTCGGGTTAAGAAGCTGCTGGCGGCTGGTGTGGTGTCAGCCATGACGTGCATGGTGAAGACCGAGAGCCCTGTGCTGACGAGTTCCTGCAGGGAGCTGCTCTCCAG GGTCTTCCTGGCTTTGGTGGAGGAGTCCGAGGACCGCGGCACCGTAGTTGCTCAGGGAGGGGGCAAG GCTCTGCTCCCGCTGGCCCTGGAAGGCACTGACGTGGGGCAGATGAAGGCAGCCCAGGCTCTTGCCAGGCTCACCATCACCTCCAACCCAGAGATGACCTTTCCTGGCGAGCGG ATCTACGAGGTGGTCCGGCCCCTGGTCTCCCTCCTGCACCTCAACTGCTCCGGCCTGCAGAACTTTGAGGCGCTCATGGCTCTAACGAACCTGGCGGGGATCAGCGAGAGGCTCCG GCAGAAGATCCTGAAGGAGAGGGCTGTGCCCATGATTGAGGGCTACATGTTTGAGGAGCATGAGATGATCCGCCGGGCAGCCACCGAGTGCATATGTAACTTGGCCATGAGCAAGGAG GTGCAGGATCTCTTTGAAGCCACGGGCAGTGACCGGCTGAAGCTGCTGGTGCTGTACAGTGGAGAGGACGACGAGCTGCTACGGCGGGCGGCTGCCGGGGGCCTGGCCGTGCTCACCTCCACGCGGCCCTCGCTCTGCAGCCGCATCCCCCAGGTG ACCACACACTGGCTGGAGATCCTGCAGGCCCTGCTTCTGAGCCCCAACCAGGAGCTACAGCACCGGGGCGCTGTGGTGGTGTTGAACATGGTGGAGGCCTCGAGCGAGATTGCCAGCACCTTGATGGAGAGCGAGATGCTGGAGATCCTGTCAGTGCTGGCTAAGGGCAAGGAGAGCCCCGTCACGAGGGCTGCCGCCGCTTGTCTGAGGAAAGCAGTGGAATATGGGCTTATCAGACCCAGCCAGGATGGAAAGTGA